In the genome of Xanthomonas translucens pv. cerealis, one region contains:
- a CDS encoding VRR-NUC domain-containing protein has protein sequence MLEYHPEVNYDMTQEPPEPIMDKNVATKAHDWLSGWIAKHWGDPERNRPQPFEPKKGYIRRPDIVVTKDMFGPPVQSNIQDVIEIKFPGDRVREGQMEDYALIAGKEPCFLTPDDCACDRPSPEGKTVEDLVNDLGPAATLIAWIAWLASRGRGRPPTTAPAW, from the coding sequence ATGTTGGAGTATCATCCCGAGGTGAACTACGACATGACGCAAGAGCCTCCTGAGCCAATCATGGACAAGAATGTTGCTACGAAAGCCCATGATTGGCTGAGCGGTTGGATCGCAAAACATTGGGGTGATCCGGAAAGGAATCGTCCCCAGCCATTCGAGCCGAAAAAGGGCTACATTCGCCGGCCTGATATTGTGGTGACTAAAGATATGTTTGGTCCGCCTGTCCAGTCAAACATCCAGGATGTCATTGAAATAAAGTTTCCTGGCGATAGGGTTCGAGAGGGGCAAATGGAGGACTACGCATTGATTGCTGGTAAGGAGCCGTGCTTCCTTACGCCAGATGATTGTGCGTGTGACCGACCAAGCCCGGAAGGGAAAACCGTCGAGGATTTAGTAAACGATCTTGGCCCCGCTGCAACACTCATAGCATGGATCGCTTGGCTTGCGTCCAGAGGGCGCGGGCGCCCCCCAACAACAGCTCCTGCCTGGTAG
- a CDS encoding type VI immunity family protein, which yields MKDIEWEKFLSDNEGLLLIPGAIYKSYGPKDYIGAALAVSGTLYFKGAHTPAGRAAVLECFAAYKKIADAHLQWFIYDGAPPVEYAAAKNLAEILKSAKEEAPIFSYTSGKDHRDAGPYEFHLFSRQGWHVDMGRGLNGLRFALPLLLVETNPTAFISLFVSFAKLLQAESGHGGYGLVLSKEEEFENQPTEAVVAEQLLGMDVGSVRVSSRYAAGGLKTVSWLTAVNKSMLAQLDGKDGLYALQGELPSPWYAYYDYGNGVVIQAGPQPEACSVSDDPRPARYVLVNMLLKQFRSKKVRDFHGEPRTGEPYLGLASTAAWMQRFDVPEDELLYYKKKLLQEPKLQDGSYLPDGRISA from the coding sequence ATGAAAGATATTGAATGGGAAAAGTTTCTTTCAGATAACGAAGGTCTTCTTTTAATTCCAGGAGCTATTTACAAGAGTTACGGGCCAAAGGATTACATCGGGGCAGCTTTGGCAGTCAGCGGGACGCTCTACTTTAAAGGGGCGCATACGCCTGCCGGCCGGGCTGCAGTTCTTGAATGCTTTGCTGCTTATAAGAAGATCGCAGATGCTCACTTGCAGTGGTTTATCTACGACGGCGCTCCTCCCGTTGAGTATGCGGCAGCGAAGAATCTAGCCGAGATACTCAAGTCTGCGAAAGAAGAAGCGCCGATTTTTTCGTATACGTCTGGTAAAGACCATAGGGACGCTGGACCTTACGAGTTTCATCTTTTTAGTCGTCAGGGATGGCATGTGGACATGGGGCGTGGATTGAACGGCCTCCGTTTCGCTCTGCCGCTTCTGCTTGTTGAGACCAACCCGACCGCATTCATCAGCCTTTTCGTCAGCTTCGCGAAGCTGCTTCAAGCCGAAAGCGGGCATGGCGGGTATGGACTGGTCCTCTCGAAGGAGGAAGAATTTGAAAATCAGCCGACCGAGGCAGTTGTTGCGGAGCAACTGCTAGGAATGGATGTCGGCAGCGTCCGCGTTTCTTCTCGGTACGCTGCCGGCGGGCTAAAGACCGTCTCCTGGCTCACTGCCGTCAACAAGTCGATGCTAGCGCAGCTTGACGGGAAAGACGGCCTATATGCCTTGCAGGGCGAACTGCCTTCCCCTTGGTACGCCTACTACGATTACGGAAACGGTGTAGTGATACAGGCAGGGCCACAACCCGAGGCGTGTTCTGTTAGTGATGATCCGCGCCCAGCGCGGTACGTCCTCGTGAACATGCTTCTAAAGCAGTTCCGATCCAAGAAAGTGCGGGATTTTCATGGGGAACCGAGGACGGGCGAACCTTATCTTGGCTTAGCGTCCACCGCAGCCTGGATGCAGCGCTTTGATGTGCCGGAAGACGAGTTGTTGTACTACAAGAAAAAGCTACTGCAAGAGCCAAAATTGCAGGACGGCAGCTATTTGCCTGATGGCCGAATCTCTGCGTAG
- a CDS encoding PAAR domain-containing protein, whose amino-acid sequence MPGPIRLNDPTTSCGSVVSSKLGAFATIDGKPIIVRGDMAACPLHNGVFPFVEADDSTTFEGFGVVLEGHKLACGCSAISTVSLAFDVTPTSLQSLGSSSRAKEKLKNAGSIGADLAAECVKDSGPFSGRFRLLDESTGQPVVERSIVLETASGRRIECVTDDDGYTPWIESEEEEGMSMRLNKEDTA is encoded by the coding sequence ATGCCAGGACCAATTCGGCTAAACGACCCAACCACGAGTTGTGGTTCAGTTGTCTCAAGCAAGTTGGGAGCCTTCGCGACGATCGATGGCAAGCCGATCATTGTTCGCGGCGACATGGCGGCGTGCCCGCTGCATAACGGCGTGTTCCCATTTGTTGAGGCAGACGACAGCACTACCTTTGAAGGGTTTGGCGTCGTGTTGGAGGGACACAAGTTAGCTTGTGGCTGCTCAGCTATCTCTACTGTTTCGCTCGCTTTTGACGTAACCCCTACTTCCCTGCAAAGCCTGGGCAGCAGCTCCAGGGCGAAAGAGAAGCTTAAGAACGCGGGTTCTATCGGCGCGGACCTGGCTGCCGAGTGTGTAAAAGATAGCGGCCCGTTCAGTGGCCGCTTTCGCTTATTGGACGAATCCACGGGGCAGCCAGTTGTGGAGCGCAGCATCGTTTTGGAGACAGCCAGCGGCAGGCGTATCGAGTGCGTAACTGATGATGATGGCTATACCCCATGGATTGAAAGTGAAGAAGAGGAAGGCATGTCGATGCGGCTTAACAAGGAAGATACTGCGTGA
- a CDS encoding phospholipase D-like domain-containing protein has translation MAGEHAPQPQIQSSSLLDCLKPLSRKKANAGAKTSSDPLHTTTANFGKTDIRLPAISSSQRIETAVLKASLAHASCGTVRPELMVSEGNILESVDICGDAIFAKQAEMVRAAKKEVVIRTFAWDPSSPGAKMILDALLDAAHSAKERESSSTGPHEPIRVRLLINEGTGLAQKFMRLTSANKNRSAPKRWPSHAEALVGNYKKSQDHKYAPLTKDVDFQVRVHQHYSSNSIHAKSVIVDGCKAAMTGANVQSRNHGETPAYDFGISMSGRVALGLRDDFVSAWNNAENPDQETTPLSKELGFSAESTTGAAGKGLKIALLTRRPDWNILNQNNRNPQDKAFLAAIGTAQESIQVMTPNFNAPSAIEALAQAANRGVKVQILVSKGFNDERVDNVIAGGTNDKAISKLAALVKNKEFLDVRYFKNPMNPEKPVPHGNTNGNGASHAKFMSIDNALVILGSANMDKTSWHFSGEMNAALFDAGATRRIKSSVFDPAWEVSQAFS, from the coding sequence ATGGCAGGCGAGCATGCACCGCAGCCGCAGATTCAATCATCCTCACTACTCGACTGCTTGAAGCCTTTATCGCGCAAGAAGGCAAATGCAGGCGCGAAGACGAGCAGTGATCCTCTTCACACAACCACAGCGAATTTCGGAAAAACCGATATTCGACTGCCTGCCATTTCTAGTTCGCAGCGAATCGAGACGGCCGTACTTAAAGCTTCGCTCGCTCATGCATCTTGTGGCACTGTGAGGCCAGAACTAATGGTTTCCGAAGGAAATATTCTAGAAAGTGTCGACATCTGTGGAGATGCAATCTTCGCCAAACAGGCAGAGATGGTAAGGGCGGCCAAGAAGGAGGTAGTCATTCGGACGTTTGCTTGGGATCCAAGCTCTCCCGGCGCCAAGATGATCCTGGATGCGCTACTAGATGCAGCGCACTCTGCTAAAGAGCGAGAAAGTTCTTCTACCGGACCACATGAACCAATACGCGTTCGGCTGCTGATCAATGAAGGAACAGGTTTAGCGCAGAAGTTCATGCGTTTGACATCGGCAAATAAGAACAGAAGCGCACCTAAGCGCTGGCCATCTCACGCAGAAGCTTTGGTAGGAAATTACAAGAAAAGCCAAGATCATAAATACGCCCCCTTGACCAAGGATGTCGATTTTCAGGTCAGGGTGCATCAACACTACTCCTCCAATTCAATTCATGCCAAAAGTGTTATTGTCGATGGCTGCAAGGCAGCAATGACTGGTGCAAATGTTCAGTCGCGCAATCATGGCGAGACTCCCGCCTATGACTTTGGCATTAGTATGTCGGGAAGGGTTGCGCTGGGATTGCGTGACGACTTCGTTTCAGCTTGGAATAACGCAGAAAATCCGGATCAAGAAACAACGCCATTGTCGAAAGAACTTGGCTTCTCAGCTGAATCCACCACTGGCGCAGCTGGCAAAGGGCTAAAAATAGCCTTACTCACACGGCGCCCAGACTGGAATATTCTCAATCAAAATAATAGAAATCCGCAAGACAAGGCGTTTCTCGCCGCTATCGGGACTGCGCAAGAGTCGATTCAAGTAATGACACCGAATTTTAACGCACCTTCGGCAATTGAAGCATTGGCACAAGCAGCTAACCGGGGTGTCAAGGTACAGATCCTCGTATCGAAAGGCTTCAATGATGAACGCGTAGACAACGTGATAGCGGGAGGAACTAACGATAAAGCCATCTCAAAGCTAGCAGCTCTCGTGAAAAATAAAGAATTCCTAGATGTCCGCTACTTCAAGAATCCAATGAACCCAGAAAAACCAGTACCACATGGAAATACGAATGGGAATGGAGCCAGTCACGCGAAATTCATGTCAATTGATAACGCACTAGTTATCTTAGGCTCTGCCAATATGGATAAAACCAGCTGGCATTTTTCTGGCGAAATGAATGCCGCCTTATTCGATGCAGGCGCAACACGCCGCATTAAGAGCTCTGTATTTGATCCGGCATGGGAGGTTTCGCAAGCGTTCTCGTAG
- a CDS encoding GH92 family glycosyl hydrolase: MATRRGFLQGAIALALFGSSGIARLAQARAGSDALPADARAKAEFTRHVDVFIGTGGHGHTFPGATLPFGMVQLSPDTYNAVWDACSGYHESDGSIMGFSHTHLSGTGIGDMLDFLVVPATGEVKLAPGTLENPDAGYRSRYDHADEAASPGYYRVRLKDSGVHAELTATARAGLHRYHFPKGKPAHLLLDLCHGIQDKPGVATRVSDAQLRIVDARTLTGGRRVYQWAKGRYLYFAMRLSRPFATAQLYSEDQPLAAGARQADGTHLKVALHYPDAADAPLLVKVGISAVSAENALANLDAELPDFDFARVHAAAVAAWEKELARVRIDSDDDAQRRIFYTGLYHSLLAPTLFSDTDGRYRGMDLQVHQAPAGYHNYSTYSLWDTYRALHPLLTLVQPERVPDLAQCLVRGANECPDGVGIWPLQGVETGCMIGYHSAVVLAEAHAKGFTGIDYAAAWPAYRKRAMDDTTHGLDEYRKRGYIPSDTVDEAVSRTLEYAYDDWAVAHLAQAAGATQEARALRERSRNYRNVFNRASGFMQPRLSNGDWVAPFNPRAMGHMAKWHDFTESNAWQATFLNQHDLYGYMDLFGGRDGFLAKLDELFATSSDLPAGTPPDIDGMVGQYAHGNEPSHHVAYLFAYAGQPYKTQAMVRRLLREQYHDARNGLSGNEDCGQMSAWFVLSALGFYAVDPVSATYVLGSPLFKRADVDVGHGRTLSIVAHGNSAANVYIQRARWNGKPYTRSWLRHADLAAGGTLELEMGPKPNPAFGAAKEDLPPSFV, encoded by the coding sequence ATGGCCACACGACGCGGTTTCCTGCAGGGCGCCATCGCCCTGGCCCTGTTCGGCAGCAGCGGCATCGCCCGCCTGGCGCAAGCGCGCGCCGGCAGCGACGCGCTGCCCGCCGACGCGCGCGCCAAGGCCGAATTCACCCGCCACGTCGACGTGTTCATCGGCACCGGCGGCCATGGCCACACCTTCCCCGGCGCCACCCTGCCGTTCGGCATGGTGCAGCTGAGCCCGGACACCTACAACGCCGTGTGGGATGCGTGCTCCGGCTACCACGAATCCGACGGCTCGATCATGGGCTTCTCGCACACCCACCTGTCCGGCACCGGCATCGGCGACATGCTGGATTTCCTGGTCGTCCCCGCCACTGGCGAGGTGAAGCTGGCGCCCGGCACGCTGGAAAATCCGGACGCCGGCTACCGCTCGCGCTACGACCACGCCGACGAAGCCGCCTCGCCCGGCTACTACCGCGTGCGCCTGAAGGACAGCGGTGTGCACGCCGAACTGACCGCCACCGCGCGCGCCGGCCTGCACCGCTATCACTTCCCCAAGGGCAAGCCGGCGCATCTGCTGCTGGACCTGTGCCACGGCATACAGGACAAACCGGGAGTCGCAACCCGGGTCAGCGACGCGCAACTACGCATCGTCGATGCGCGCACCCTCACCGGCGGGCGCCGCGTGTATCAGTGGGCGAAGGGCCGCTACCTCTACTTCGCCATGCGTCTGTCGCGGCCGTTCGCCACGGCCCAGCTGTATTCCGAAGACCAGCCGCTGGCGGCCGGCGCGCGCCAGGCCGACGGCACCCACCTGAAGGTGGCGCTGCACTATCCCGATGCGGCCGACGCGCCACTGCTGGTCAAGGTCGGCATCTCCGCGGTCAGCGCCGAAAACGCCCTGGCCAACCTCGACGCCGAACTGCCCGACTTCGATTTCGCGCGCGTGCACGCCGCCGCGGTGGCCGCGTGGGAGAAAGAACTGGCGCGCGTGCGCATCGACAGCGACGACGACGCGCAACGCCGCATCTTCTACACCGGCCTGTACCACAGCCTGCTCGCGCCCACCCTGTTCAGCGACACCGACGGCCGCTACCGCGGCATGGACCTGCAGGTGCACCAGGCGCCCGCCGGCTACCACAACTACAGCACCTACTCGCTGTGGGACACCTACCGCGCGCTGCATCCCTTGCTGACCCTGGTACAGCCCGAGCGCGTGCCCGACCTGGCGCAATGCCTGGTGCGCGGCGCCAACGAATGCCCGGACGGCGTCGGCATCTGGCCGCTGCAAGGCGTGGAAACCGGCTGCATGATCGGCTACCACTCCGCCGTGGTACTGGCCGAAGCGCACGCCAAGGGCTTCACCGGCATCGACTACGCCGCCGCTTGGCCGGCCTACCGCAAGCGCGCCATGGACGACACCACCCACGGCCTGGACGAGTACCGCAAGCGCGGCTACATCCCCAGCGACACGGTAGACGAAGCAGTCAGCCGCACCCTCGAATACGCCTACGACGACTGGGCCGTGGCGCACCTGGCGCAAGCCGCCGGCGCCACCCAAGAGGCGCGCGCCTTGCGCGAACGCTCGCGCAACTACCGCAACGTGTTCAACCGCGCCAGCGGCTTCATGCAACCGCGGCTGAGCAACGGCGACTGGGTCGCCCCGTTCAACCCACGCGCGATGGGCCATATGGCGAAATGGCACGACTTCACCGAATCCAACGCCTGGCAGGCCACCTTCCTCAACCAGCACGACCTGTACGGCTACATGGACCTGTTCGGCGGCCGCGACGGCTTCCTCGCCAAACTCGACGAACTGTTCGCCACCAGCTCCGACCTGCCGGCCGGCACCCCGCCGGACATCGACGGCATGGTCGGCCAGTATGCGCACGGCAACGAACCCAGCCACCACGTCGCCTACCTGTTCGCCTACGCCGGCCAGCCCTACAAGACCCAGGCCATGGTGCGGCGGCTGCTGCGCGAGCAATACCACGACGCGCGCAACGGCCTGTCCGGCAACGAGGACTGCGGGCAGATGAGCGCCTGGTTCGTGCTCAGCGCCCTGGGCTTCTACGCCGTGGACCCGGTCAGCGCCACCTACGTGCTCGGCAGCCCGCTGTTCAAGCGCGCCGACGTCGATGTCGGCCACGGCCGCACTCTGAGCATCGTCGCCCACGGCAACAGCGCCGCCAACGTCTACATCCAGCGCGCCCGCTGGAACGGCAAGCCCTACACCCGCAGCTGGCTGCGCCACGCCGACCTCGCCGCCGGCGGCACCCTGGAACTGGAGATGGGCCCGAAGCCGAATCCCGCCTTCGGCGCAGCCAAGGAAGACCTGCCGCCCTCGTTCGTTTGA
- the xopAV gene encoding type III secretion system effector XopAV — protein MHPAALSPVSPRARTGEMDLEMGPAQTARNDVPSPQHAAAQVDARLQGLPQRPVQPAPLREPTMSTGQRIACVAGATAAVVGVSSVPPLVMGAFGFMNEYDHLAKYSGIATLAGIATTGAMKAIERTASYYGRGPTTVEGRAEALGTSEECVHRATQLVTVPDEENNPHPMSDAERLAIAMDLRNMAMLDKSTLDPNLLSCVRNAGTDADKLVEALLQLKRNPPPDSHAAASSSA, from the coding sequence ATGCATCCTGCCGCATTGTCACCCGTATCGCCCAGAGCGAGAACGGGAGAGATGGATTTGGAAATGGGTCCAGCGCAAACCGCGCGCAATGACGTCCCTTCGCCGCAACACGCCGCCGCCCAAGTCGATGCGCGGTTGCAAGGCCTGCCACAGCGGCCGGTACAACCCGCGCCTCTCAGGGAGCCGACCATGTCAACCGGCCAGCGGATAGCATGCGTCGCTGGCGCCACCGCGGCTGTCGTTGGAGTTTCTTCGGTGCCCCCCCTCGTCATGGGGGCCTTCGGCTTTATGAATGAGTACGACCACCTGGCTAAATACAGCGGAATCGCAACATTGGCCGGGATCGCCACGACCGGGGCAATGAAGGCAATCGAACGCACGGCGTCCTATTATGGGCGTGGCCCTACGACGGTAGAAGGTAGGGCGGAAGCGTTGGGAACAAGCGAAGAGTGCGTGCATAGAGCTACGCAACTGGTCACGGTGCCTGATGAAGAAAACAATCCCCATCCGATGAGCGACGCAGAGAGACTTGCGATTGCTATGGATCTGAGGAATATGGCAATGCTAGACAAGTCCACATTGGATCCGAATCTTTTGAGTTGCGTACGCAATGCTGGCACCGATGCAGACAAGCTGGTTGAAGCATTGCTTCAACTTAAAAGGAACCCGCCGCCTGACTCCCATGCCGCTGCATCGTCCTCTGCGTAA
- a CDS encoding SymE family type I addiction module toxin — translation MMPVEAAAAAIAAELARPPRAPRRPRVPTQCTVGYGYYPASHQHVPMLRFRGRWLEQLGFAIGQTLRVQVRDGELVVSVARDD, via the coding sequence ATGATGCCGGTGGAAGCGGCGGCCGCCGCCATCGCCGCCGAGCTGGCCCGCCCGCCACGCGCGCCGCGCCGCCCGCGCGTGCCCACGCAGTGCACGGTGGGCTATGGCTACTACCCCGCCAGCCACCAGCATGTGCCGATGCTGCGTTTCCGCGGCCGTTGGCTGGAACAGCTGGGCTTCGCCATCGGCCAGACGCTGCGCGTGCAGGTGCGCGACGGCGAACTGGTGGTGAGCGTGGCCCGCGACGACTGA
- a CDS encoding avidin/streptavidin family protein, translated as MRIHMRRYIACAALLGGCVSLAQAAPTCTNPVGAWENQLGSTLTITAVQPSGQLSGTYVSPSGTTGSVYPLIGWFASPVAGSTAPSKLPAITFSVQWGSYGSLTAWTGTCDASGGVPTITTVWHLARTASQYSWDHMLTNSDVFVPK; from the coding sequence ATGCGCATACACATGCGTCGATATATTGCCTGCGCTGCGCTGCTTGGTGGGTGCGTCTCGCTGGCCCAGGCTGCGCCGACCTGCACCAACCCGGTGGGCGCGTGGGAGAACCAACTGGGTTCGACACTCACGATCACGGCGGTGCAGCCCTCCGGTCAGCTCTCGGGCACTTACGTCTCGCCGTCCGGCACCACCGGCTCGGTCTATCCGCTGATCGGCTGGTTTGCCAGCCCGGTCGCCGGCTCCACGGCGCCAAGCAAACTGCCGGCAATCACCTTTTCGGTGCAGTGGGGCAGCTACGGCAGCTTGACTGCCTGGACCGGCACCTGCGATGCGTCCGGCGGCGTGCCGACCATCACCACGGTCTGGCACCTGGCGCGCACCGCTTCCCAGTATTCATGGGACCACATGTTGACCAACAGCGATGTGTTCGTTCCCAAGTAA
- a CDS encoding reprolysin-like metallopeptidase — protein sequence MHDRLLRSITPLAHCGPAAPLRYEHAGDVARFRFTSSCWFTPIRENLMNRRFLAVTMFLGMSCTTTSMALAAEQWISFSNQQKTRITSTQRLTPITIDESQAYADAAAGGLWLPLPDGRRVYAKTVSQSTQDNQNWTFVGTIATDKQRVVITFGRNAVFGSIPVGNNTSVRIVTQAGKLYVAERLPSNIVRDRLNSNGRTIESDYLIPPKQPVSEHDVQHSLALAKQAARATTPPVVDLLVGYTPGLVSQLGSVDAVNTRINYLVAFTNQAYSDSQVYGRLRLVGTQQVNYTDFNTDDAALKEITDASGASPLAALHSTRETLGADLVALLRPYRKEQAGCGMAWLNGYGLQSYSVNMSGLGYATSGDGSDEEDTGHCEDNTLAHEIGHNLGLAHDKADTPGPGAFTYAYGWRQTLDEGSFNTIMAYTADDQVSVPYFANPRITLCNDNPCGDVNEADQTRALNITMPIAAGFRQTTQ from the coding sequence TTGCACGACCGTCTCTTGCGCAGCATCACACCATTAGCGCACTGTGGCCCTGCCGCGCCGTTGCGCTACGAACATGCTGGCGACGTGGCGCGTTTTCGTTTCACCTCATCGTGTTGGTTTACCCCCATAAGAGAAAATTTGATGAACAGACGTTTTCTAGCAGTGACGATGTTTCTGGGCATGAGCTGCACCACCACATCCATGGCATTGGCCGCTGAGCAATGGATATCGTTTTCGAACCAGCAGAAAACCAGGATCACGTCAACGCAACGGCTTACGCCAATCACGATCGACGAGTCGCAAGCCTACGCGGATGCAGCGGCAGGTGGGCTTTGGTTGCCGCTGCCTGACGGACGACGCGTCTACGCTAAAACGGTCTCGCAAAGCACCCAGGACAACCAAAATTGGACCTTTGTCGGCACAATCGCCACCGATAAGCAACGCGTCGTGATCACCTTCGGCCGCAACGCAGTCTTCGGGTCCATTCCGGTCGGCAATAACACGTCGGTTCGTATCGTCACCCAGGCCGGCAAGCTGTATGTCGCCGAGCGCTTGCCAAGCAACATCGTCCGTGACCGCCTGAACAGCAACGGCAGGACCATCGAATCTGATTACCTGATTCCCCCCAAGCAACCGGTCAGCGAGCACGATGTACAACATAGTCTGGCGCTAGCAAAGCAGGCTGCCCGCGCGACGACTCCCCCGGTAGTCGATTTGCTCGTCGGTTATACCCCTGGCCTGGTCAGCCAACTAGGATCGGTGGATGCCGTAAACACCCGCATCAATTATTTGGTCGCCTTCACCAACCAGGCGTATTCGGATAGCCAAGTGTATGGAAGACTGCGCCTTGTAGGTACGCAGCAGGTCAATTACACGGATTTCAACACCGATGACGCTGCGCTTAAGGAGATCACCGACGCTTCCGGTGCGTCCCCTTTGGCAGCACTGCACAGCACGCGTGAAACCCTGGGTGCCGATCTTGTCGCCTTGCTACGCCCGTACCGGAAAGAGCAAGCCGGTTGCGGCATGGCATGGCTGAACGGCTACGGCCTTCAATCGTATAGCGTCAACATGTCCGGCTTGGGCTACGCGACAAGCGGCGACGGTTCCGACGAAGAAGACACCGGTCACTGCGAGGACAATACTCTCGCCCATGAGATTGGCCACAACCTGGGACTGGCCCACGACAAAGCCGACACCCCCGGCCCTGGTGCGTTTACGTATGCTTACGGGTGGCGGCAGACGTTGGACGAGGGCAGTTTCAATACGATCATGGCGTATACCGCCGACGATCAAGTGAGTGTCCCCTACTTTGCCAATCCGCGCATCACGCTGTGCAATGACAACCCGTGTGGCGATGTAAACGAAGCCGACCAGACCAGGGCATTAAATATCACCATGCCCATCGCCGCCGGCTTCAGGCAGACCACGCAATGA
- a CDS encoding glycoside hydrolase family 35 protein yields the protein MLRSSLSALALSLLLSLPASAQPTHAATSWPAVAIQGDHFTRDGKPYQIISGAIHFQRIPRAYWKDRLQKARAMGLNTVETYVFWNLVEPRQGQFDFSGNNDLAAFIDAAAAQGLNVILRPGPYVCAEWEAGGYPAWLFAEPGLRVRSQDPRFLAASQAYLDAVAAQVKPKLNRNGGPVIAVQVENEYGSYDNDHVYMQANRAMFVKAGFDKALLFTADGADVLANGTLPDTLAVVNFGPGDAEKAFQSLAKFRPGQPQMVGEYWAGWFDQWGDKHANTDAKKQASEFEWILRQGHSANIYMFVGGTSFGFMNGANFQKNASDHYAPQTTSYDYDAVLDEAGRPTPKFALFRDAITRVTGVQPPALPKPIRFAELPATPLRESASLWDNLPAPSATTDTPQPMERYGQAYGYILYRTTVTGPRKGSLYLGDVRDYARVYVDRSLAGSAERRLQQVAVDVDIPAGPHTVDVLVENGGRINYGTHLPDGRAGLVDPVLLDGKPLTGWQTFSLPMDDPSKLTGWTTAKIDGPAFHRGTIKIGTPTDTFLDMQAFGKGVAWANGHNLGRHWNIGPQRALYFPAPMQRKGENSVIVFDLDSAAEASVRGVKGQVWSAPGG from the coding sequence ATGCTGCGTAGCTCCCTGTCCGCCCTTGCCCTCTCGCTCCTGCTCTCCCTCCCGGCATCCGCACAGCCGACGCACGCAGCCACCTCCTGGCCCGCCGTCGCCATCCAGGGCGACCACTTCACCCGCGACGGCAAGCCCTACCAGATCATCTCCGGCGCCATCCACTTCCAGCGCATCCCGCGCGCCTACTGGAAAGACCGCCTGCAGAAAGCGCGCGCCATGGGCCTGAACACCGTGGAGACCTACGTGTTCTGGAACCTGGTCGAACCGCGCCAGGGCCAGTTCGACTTCAGCGGCAACAACGACCTGGCCGCCTTCATCGACGCCGCCGCCGCCCAGGGCCTCAACGTCATCCTGCGCCCCGGCCCCTACGTCTGCGCCGAATGGGAAGCCGGCGGCTACCCCGCCTGGCTGTTCGCCGAACCGGGCCTGCGCGTGCGCAGCCAGGACCCGCGCTTCCTCGCCGCCAGCCAGGCCTACCTCGACGCCGTCGCCGCGCAGGTGAAGCCCAAGCTCAACCGCAACGGCGGCCCCGTCATCGCCGTGCAGGTCGAGAACGAATACGGCTCCTACGACAACGACCACGTCTACATGCAGGCCAACCGCGCCATGTTCGTCAAGGCCGGCTTCGACAAGGCCCTGCTGTTCACCGCCGACGGCGCCGACGTGCTGGCCAACGGCACCCTGCCCGACACCCTGGCCGTGGTGAACTTCGGCCCCGGCGACGCCGAAAAAGCATTCCAGAGCCTGGCCAAGTTCCGCCCCGGCCAACCGCAGATGGTGGGCGAATACTGGGCCGGCTGGTTCGACCAGTGGGGCGACAAACACGCCAACACCGACGCCAAAAAACAAGCCAGCGAATTCGAATGGATCCTGCGCCAGGGCCATTCGGCGAACATCTACATGTTCGTCGGCGGCACCAGCTTCGGCTTCATGAACGGCGCCAACTTCCAGAAGAACGCCAGCGACCACTACGCCCCGCAGACCACCAGCTACGACTACGACGCCGTGCTCGACGAAGCCGGCCGCCCCACCCCCAAATTCGCCCTGTTCCGCGACGCCATCACCCGCGTCACCGGCGTACAACCGCCCGCCCTGCCCAAGCCCATCCGCTTCGCCGAACTACCGGCCACCCCGCTGCGCGAATCGGCCTCGCTCTGGGACAACCTGCCCGCGCCGTCCGCCACCACCGACACCCCGCAACCGATGGAGCGCTACGGCCAGGCCTACGGCTACATCCTCTACCGCACCACCGTCACCGGCCCGCGCAAGGGCAGCCTGTACCTGGGCGACGTGCGCGACTACGCCCGCGTCTACGTCGATCGCAGCCTGGCCGGCAGCGCCGAGCGCCGCCTGCAGCAAGTGGCCGTGGACGTGGACATCCCCGCCGGCCCCCACACCGTGGACGTGCTGGTGGAAAACGGCGGCCGCATCAACTACGGCACCCACCTGCCCGACGGCCGCGCCGGCCTGGTCGATCCCGTGCTGCTCGACGGCAAGCCGCTGACCGGCTGGCAGACCTTCTCCCTGCCGATGGACGACCCGAGCAAGCTCACCGGCTGGACCACCGCCAAGATCGACGGCCCCGCCTTCCACCGCGGCACCATCAAGATCGGCACGCCCACCGACACCTTCCTGGACATGCAGGCCTTCGGCAAAGGCGTCGCCTGGGCCAACGGCCACAACCTGGGGCGGCATTGGAACATCGGGCCGCAGCGGGCGCTGTATTTCCCGGCGCCGATGCAGCGCAAAGGCGAGAACAGCGTGATCGTGTTCGATCTGGATAGCGCGGCGGAGGCGAGTGTGCGTGGGGTGAAGGGGCAGGTTTGGAGTGCGCCGGGCGGCTGA